In the genome of Streptomyces lydicus, the window GCCGTGCGTTAGCAGATCACCAGCACCCGCGCCGAAGGTCGTGTACACGCCACCGTCCCGGGGGAGCTCCCTATGCCGTCCACCGCCACCACCTGCCGGGCCACCACCCGCCGGGCCGCTGCCGCAGGTCTCCTCGTCGCCGCCGCGCTGACCCTGACCGCCGGCTGCCACGGCGCCCCGGGCAAGGGGGGCGAGGGCTCCGTCACGGCCTTCTCGCCGGCCCCCGCCCCACCCCTCCCGGACGGCGACAGCCCGCCCACGGGCCGGAACGGCCGGGTCGCCTGCACCCCCGAGATGCTCAGATTCCACGCCGGCGCACTGCCGCGACGGGACCGCCGCATGCTGCTGACGGTCACCAACTTCTCCCGCCGGACCTGCGACTTCGCCGCCCAGCGCTATCCGCTGCTGTGGTTCGGCAACGACCGGCGGCCCGCCCTTCCCGCGATCGGGGCGAGCCGGCCGCTCACCACCGTCTCCCTGGCGCCAGACGACACGGCGTACGCCACGATCATCACCTCCGCCGCCGGCGAGCCGGGCGGCACGGGCCACCGCGGCCGGAAAATCTCCCAGTTCGGCGTCGCGCTGGCCGCCCGCGCCACCCCCACCCAGGTCGGCCTGGACGGCCGCACCCCCGTCCATGTCGACCCGCACACCGCCCGGGTCACCTACTGGCAGCCCTGCCTGGAGGCCGCCCGGAAGTGGTGAAGGACCGGTTCCGGACCGCGGCGAACGGGGCGGGCCCCGACCCCCGGGAGACACCCCGGGACACGCCGCGCGGGTAGCCCGTTCGGGTCGCATCCAGCCATATCCACCGGCCCACCCCTCCCCAATGATCCAAATTTGCCGCCAATGATCCTTTTGCGTTGCTGCGGCATGGCTGCGCCCGGTGCCGCTCGCCCGGTAGGCTTTCCGTGTGATCTTCAAGCGCATCGGAAACGGCCGGCCGTACCCGGACCACGGCCGGGAGAGCACCCGCCAGTGGGCGGACGTCGCCCCGCGCCCGGTGCGCCTCGACCAGTTGGTGACGACCAAGCAGCAGCTCGATCTCGAAACGCTGCTCGCCGAGGACTCGACGTTCTACGGCGACCTCTTCGCGCACGTCGTGAAGTGGGAGGGCGACCTCTATCTGGAGGACGGGCTGCACCGCGCGGTCCGCGCGGCGCTCCAGCAGCGCCAGGTGCTGCACGCCCGCGTGCTCGAACTGGGCTGACGCACCACCTCCCCGGCCGACCGGCCAATCGGCCGGAAAACCCCCTTTACCGCTCGGTGCCGCCCAACCCACCCTGCCCGAATTGATCCTTTTGGGTTGGCTCTCGCACGACGCGTTGATCATCTAGTAGGCACGGCGTGCCCACCGCACTACGCTGCGCCCATGAGCATGCTGACGCCCCCAGGGATGGGCGGTAAGAAGTACCGCATCACGGGCGACAGGTATCCGCGGATGCGCCGTCCCCGCCACCGTCGCCGGATCGTCCTCACCGTCGTCGCCACGGCCTGCGCCCTCGGTCTGGCCGGCTGGGGGACCCTGCAGCTCATCGACGTCTTCGGCGGCCGTGGCAACACCGCCCAGGCCTCCCCGGGCACAGCGCACTGCCGCGACCACGGCAAGACGGACACCGCACAGGCCAGGAACGCCGCACGGAAACTGCCCGCGCCCGGCTCGCTGACCGTCAACGTCTTCAACGCCACCCCGCGCTCCGGCCTCGCCAAGCGCACCGCCGACGAGCTCCAGAAGCGCGGCTTCAAAGTCGGCAGGGTGGGCAACGCCCCCGCCGCCTACGACAAGAAGGTCAAGGGCTCCGGGATACTGCTCGGCCCCGAGGATGCCGACGGGCCGCTGAAGGTTCTGGCCACCCAGCTCACCGGCGCTCAGCGCAAGACCGACGGCCGCAAGGGCACCGACCTCGACCTGATCATCGGTGACACCTTCAAGGAACTGACCACCCAGCAGAACGCCGCGAAGTCCCTGGCCCTGCTGAACCGCCCGTCCCCGGCCCCCGCCGCCGACGCCAAGTGCTGACCGCACGCACACGGGCCCCGCACCAACCCGTGGTGCGGGGCCCGGCCGTTGATCAGTCGGGAAAGCGGTAGCTCCGTCAGCCGGCCGTGCCGTACATCCGGTCGCCCGCGTCGCCGAGGCCCGGCACGATGTAGCGGTCCTCGTTCAGCCGCTCGTCGACCGCCGCGGTGACCACCGTCACCGGCGCGCCGGCCAGCTCCTTCTCCATGACCGCGACGCCCTCCGGCGCGGCCAGCAGGCAGATCGCGGTGACATCGTCCGCGCCGCGCTGGATCAGCTCATTGATCGCCGCGACCAGCGTGCCGCCCGTGGCGAGCATCGGGTCGACGATGTACACCTGACGGCCCGAGAGGTCATCGGGCATCCGCGTGGCGTACGTGTGCGCCTCGTAGGTCTCCTCGTTGCGGACCATGCCCATGAAGCCGACCTCGGCGGTGGGCAGCAGCCGCACCATGCCGTCCAGCATGCCCAGACCGGCGCGCAGGATCGGCACGACCAGGGGGCGCGGGTGCGACAGCCGCACACCGGTGGTCGCCGTCACCGGTGTCTCGATGCCGACCTGCTCGGTGCGCACATCACGGGTGGCCTCGTAGGCGAGCAGGGTGACCAGCTCGTCGGCGAGCCGCCGGAAGGTGGGGGAATCGGTGCGCTTGTCGCGCAGCGTGGTGAGTTTGTGCGCCACCAGCGGGTGGTCGACGACGTGGATCCGCATGACATCGACACTAACCGAGCCGGAAGGCCGCGGCGCCCGCCGTGCGGCACCGGCCGCCGCGCACGGCATCGGAGTGTGGTCGGCATCAAACCACCGAAAGGAGGGAAAGTGGGCACGTACGCCCGATCGGCCGTCCTGCCCTCGGGCGAAGTCCTCGCCCGAGGTGGTGTGCGCGTGCCCGACCACAAGCGGACCGATGACCCGGACAACGCTGCCCTCGGCACCGGGGGCGCGGCCCCGGACGCCGGGGCTCAGGCGGCGCGCCGACGGCGCCGCGCACAATTTCTGTGGGAACTGCACGAGGCCAAGGAGCTGCGGAACCGCGTACAGCCGCGCCGCGCACGGGCCGAACGGATGCGCCAGGCCCTGCGGATGCGCACATTCCGCTGGTAGCGGAGGCCATTCCGCCGGTAGCGAACCACCTCCTCGCCCCCGCCCGCACTGCGGCACGTGAGCGACATCTCTCACAACCTCCGCACGACGCAGCGTCGAAGACCCCGCGCGAACGCGTTGTTTCTGCCACGATTCCGAAAGGGGCGGGACCAACGGCGTGCAGCGCCGCCCCGCCCGACCCGGCACGCCTATGACCAGTGGGAGAGTCACGGTGTACTTCGCCGCACTGCTCGCGCGCACCGAAGACGGGTGGGAAGCGAGCGATACGGAGCTCGACGATGTGGAGACGCTGACCGATCTGGCCGATCTGGCCCGAGAGGCGGCGGTCGACGACGACACGGTGGTGGCCTTCATCGAGCAGGAGGACGCCTGGTTCGGCGTCGTCCGGGTGGACGGCGAGGACGACCCGCGGGTCTTCCTCTCCAACGCCGCCGCTGCCGCCAGAAGCTCGTACGGCGCGATGCTGACCGACGAGCTGCTCGGCCGTGAGGAGGACGACGCGGCCGACGACCTCGACAGCCTCGACCTGGACGGCACGGAGGACGGCGAACCCGAATCGCACAACGACGTGGAGGACGACGACCCCCTGGAGGCGGTGAACGACACGGACGGCCCGCCGCACGGCCCGCTCGGCGATGCCGGACTCCTGGCCGACCTGGGCATCGGCGAGAAGGAGCTGCTGGCCCTCGACGGCGACGCGCTGGGCACCATTGCCGACGCCCTGGGCTGCACGGAGGTCCTCGAAGCCGTGCGCTGAGCCGGCCCGGCCGGGCTCCCGTCCCGGGACCCGACGGCCCCGCCCCGGTCACGTCCCCGACACTGGGGACATGACCGTCCCCCCATCCGCCTCTCACGCCTCCCCCGCACCCGACCCGCTGCGCGATCCGTGGATCGCACCGATGCGGCAGGCGCTGGCCGAGGCCGCCCGCGCCCCCGGGACCGGTGACGTCCCGGTGGGCGCCGTCGTGCTGTCCGCGGACGGCACGGTCCTCGGCACCGGCCACAACGAGCGGGAGGCCACCGGCGATCCGACCGCCCACGCCGAGATCCTGGCGCTGCGGGCAGCGGCCCGGACCCTACGGGAGCAGGCATCGCCCCCGGGGGACCTCCGTACGGACCTCGCGCACGATGCCGCCTCGGCGGCCGGCGGGCGACGGACGGGCGAGTGGCGGCTGACGGACTGCACGCTCGTCGTCACCCTGGAACCGTGCACGATGTGCGCCGGGGCGATCGTGCTCTCCCGGGTCGACCGCGTCGTCTACGGCGCCCGCGACGCCAAGGCCGGCGCGGCCGGCTCCCTCTGGGACGTCGTCCGTGACCGGCGTCTCAACCACCGTCCCGAGGTCATCACCGGCGTCCTCGAAGCCGATTGCGCGGCCCTGCTGACCGACTTCTTCCGCGACCGCTGAGCGGTGTCCCGCCCCCGCGCCGGCCCCTCTCCGGAATCCGATTTCGGCGCACGGCCCCCCTTGGGCTAAGCTCTCTCTCGGTAGCGTGTCCGAGCGGCCGAAGGAGCGCGCCTCGAAAGCGCGTGAGGGGGCAACTCCTCCGTGGGTTCAAATCCCACCGCTACCGCTCAGAGGGCGAGGGCCCCGATCCCCAGGGATCGGGGCCCTCGTCATGTTCGGGGTCCGCCCCGCGGCGCGGCCGGTGCGGATGCCGCGGCGGGCGCGGAGCCCCCTCACCACGGTCCGGCCCTCGGCGAGCGGCAGGCGACGCCGGCCGATGCCGGTTACTTCGTCTACTTCTTCACGGCCAGGGCGACGCCCAGCATGCGGGCGAACACCCCGACCATGGTCACGTCGTCCTGGTGCAGATCCCCCGGCCGGAGACCGTCGACGGCCAGAACTCCGAAGGATTCGTCCCCGGCCGTCACGGCACAGGCGATATAGGTCTTGTAGCTGTCGCTGTCGGGCTTTAACGCATCGGGTAAGAGATCCACATTTTCCACGAACGTACTG includes:
- a CDS encoding DUF4232 domain-containing protein, producing the protein MPSTATTCRATTRRAAAAGLLVAAALTLTAGCHGAPGKGGEGSVTAFSPAPAPPLPDGDSPPTGRNGRVACTPEMLRFHAGALPRRDRRMLLTVTNFSRRTCDFAAQRYPLLWFGNDRRPALPAIGASRPLTTVSLAPDDTAYATIITSAAGEPGGTGHRGRKISQFGVALAARATPTQVGLDGRTPVHVDPHTARVTYWQPCLEAARKW
- a CDS encoding type II toxin-antitoxin system VapB family antitoxin — protein: MIFKRIGNGRPYPDHGRESTRQWADVAPRPVRLDQLVTTKQQLDLETLLAEDSTFYGDLFAHVVKWEGDLYLEDGLHRAVRAALQQRQVLHARVLELG
- a CDS encoding LytR C-terminal domain-containing protein codes for the protein MSMLTPPGMGGKKYRITGDRYPRMRRPRHRRRIVLTVVATACALGLAGWGTLQLIDVFGGRGNTAQASPGTAHCRDHGKTDTAQARNAARKLPAPGSLTVNVFNATPRSGLAKRTADELQKRGFKVGRVGNAPAAYDKKVKGSGILLGPEDADGPLKVLATQLTGAQRKTDGRKGTDLDLIIGDTFKELTTQQNAAKSLALLNRPSPAPAADAKC
- the upp gene encoding uracil phosphoribosyltransferase, whose product is MRIHVVDHPLVAHKLTTLRDKRTDSPTFRRLADELVTLLAYEATRDVRTEQVGIETPVTATTGVRLSHPRPLVVPILRAGLGMLDGMVRLLPTAEVGFMGMVRNEETYEAHTYATRMPDDLSGRQVYIVDPMLATGGTLVAAINELIQRGADDVTAICLLAAPEGVAVMEKELAGAPVTVVTAAVDERLNEDRYIVPGLGDAGDRMYGTAG
- a CDS encoding nucleoside deaminase; protein product: MTVPPSASHASPAPDPLRDPWIAPMRQALAEAARAPGTGDVPVGAVVLSADGTVLGTGHNEREATGDPTAHAEILALRAAARTLREQASPPGDLRTDLAHDAASAAGGRRTGEWRLTDCTLVVTLEPCTMCAGAIVLSRVDRVVYGARDAKAGAAGSLWDVVRDRRLNHRPEVITGVLEADCAALLTDFFRDR